The following proteins are encoded in a genomic region of Nicotiana sylvestris chromosome 4, ASM39365v2, whole genome shotgun sequence:
- the LOC138890328 gene encoding uncharacterized protein — protein MGDPGGTGEKITGPQEINKDVNGSATAGNKNRPNDNNTVPLTGSLFSQYGIPTNFPDLEVTYLPKIGSDRCPLMLKYDIEAAPVKKSFRFLNFWIKHESFKEVVKGNWNADFYANPFVLFNYKLKKLKKALTVWIKATYGDIFQKIESLEEVVMVHEAQFEVFPTQENRERLQKVQADMIKYLAIEEEFWKQKVGMQWFKEGDRNTKFFPAHVNGRTKKLQIKRIQNNTGAWIEQDEEIAEVAPNKEKVKKAVLGLNGESAGGPDGFIGCFYQFCWDIIGDDIYDMEIITDIRLRTKAGPNVVIKLDMAKAYDRLSWLFLTKVMRKMGFDERFIGMVFGIVSNNWYSILINGQPFGFFKSTRGVKQGNPLSPTLFILAVEALSRGLNSLHLNLYFCGYGMPKWSPKINHLAYADDTIIFSSSDATSLRLVMEVLNAYEVASVPQVFRIDESIRNVNDVVEDGMWNVEKIQEALPMEFAMHILERIKPQ, from the exons ATGGGGGATCCAGGCGGGACTGGAGAAAAAATAACTGGTCCTCAAGAGATTAACAAAGATGTGAATGGGAGTGCTACAGCTGGAAACAAGAATAGGCCCAACGACAACAACACTGTTCCATTG ACTGGATCGTTGTTTAGCCAATATGGAATTCCAACAAACTTCCCTGATTTGGAGGTCACTTACCTCCCTAAAATTGGATCAGATCGCTGTCCATTAATGCTGAAATATGACATTGAAGCTGCACCAGTGAAGAAATCCTTTAGGTTCTTGAATTTTTGGATAAAGCATGAATCTTTCAAAGAAGTAGTGAAAGGAAACTGGAATGCTGACTTCTATGCCAATCCATTTGTTTTGTTCAACTACAAACTAAAGAAACTAAAGAAAGCATTAACTGTATGGATCAAGGCAACCTATGGagatatttttcaaaaaatagaaagcCTAGAGGAGGTGGTTATGGTCCACGAAGCCCAATTTGAAGTCTTTCCTACTCAAGAGAACAGAGAGAGATTACAAAAAGTGCAGGCAGACATGATCAAGTATTTGGCTATTGAAGAGGAGTTTTGGAAGCAAAAGGTAGGAATGCAATGGTTCAAAGAGGGTGACAGAAATACTAAATTTTTCCCTGCACATGTAAATGGCAGAACGAAGAAGCTTCAGATCAAAAGAATACAAAATAACACAGGTGCTTGGATTGAACAAGATGAAGAAATTGCAGAGGTGGCA CCAAATAAGGAAAAGGTGAAAAAAGCAGTTCTAGGATTAAATGGGGAGAGTGCAGGTGGACCAGATGGATTTATAGGCTGTTTCTATCAATTTTGCTGGGATATCATTGGAGATGACATCTATGACATG GAAATCATAACCGACATTAGATTGAGAACCAAGGCAGGTCCTAATGTGGTCATTAAGCTAGACATGGCTAAGGCCTATGATAGGCTCTCCTGGTTATTCTTAACAAAGGTGATGAGGAAGATGGGATTTGATGAGAGATTCATAGGAATGGTGTTTGGAATTGTTTCAAACAATTGGTATTCAATACTCATAAATGGACAACCTTTTGGTTTTTTCAAATCAACTAGGGGTGTCAAGCAAGGGAATCCCCTATCACCAACACTATTCATACTAGCTGTTGAAGCCTTGTCTAGGGGTCTAAACTCTTTGCACTTGAATCTTTACTTTTGTGGATATGGTATGCCTAAATGGAGCCCTAAGATAAATCACTTGGCATATGCAGATGACACTATTATTTTTTCCTCATCTGATGCTACTTCTCTTAGGTTGGTGATGGAAGTTTTGAATGCTTATGAAGTTGCCTCTG TTCCACAAGTATTTAGGATTGATGAATCTATTCGCAATGTGAATGATGTAGTGGAGGATGGCATGTGGAATGTGGAGAAGATTCAAGAAGCTTTACCTATGGAATTTGCTATGCATATTCTGGAAAGGATTAAGCCTCAGTGA
- the LOC138890330 gene encoding uncharacterized protein yields MENELDIPYWMLQSRGNFSVKSAWDYLRRRNDPHLAYKMMWVKVLPFKIFFLMWKVWKAKLPLDDFLKRLGYCMPSRCWCCTEPQEESLTHLFFTSTAAKRNGYKYGEAVTISRVIYQVSSSLQALIRVRKPGITNVPHKWHELLQMLENYTPRLTYEKVIWEMPSEGWVKVNTDGASRGNSGRSSIEVCVRNQEGDAIFALGKEINKATNTKAEALAFLEALRICNEHNYNNVWLQTDFMSIKKFVEQLWKPP; encoded by the exons ATGGAAAATGAGTTGGACATACCTTACTGGATGCTACAATCACGAGGGAATTTTAGTGTCAAGTCTGCTTGGGACTATTTGAGGAGGAGGAATGACCCACATCTAGCTTATAAAATGATGTGGGTGAAAGTACTGCCATTCAAGATTTTCTTTTTAATGTGGAAAGTGTGGAAGGCTAAGTTACCCCTTGATGATTTTTTGAAAAGGTTGGGATATTGTATGCCCTCAAGGTGTTGGTGCTGCACTGAACCACAGGAAGAGTCATTGACACATTTATTCTTCACCTCTACTGCTGCAAA GAGAAATGGTTACAAATATGGGGAGGCAGTCACAATCAGTAGGGTAATCTACCAAGTTTCTTCATCTCTTCAAGCTCTTATTCGAGTTAGGAAGCCTGGTATTACTAATGTTCCTCATAAATGGCATGAGTTATTACAAATGCTAGAAAACTATACCCCAAGGCTAACATATGAAAAAGTAATCTGGGAGATGCCTAGTGAGGGATGGGTTAAAGTCAACACTGATGGTGCTTCGAGGGGGAATTCGGGAAGGAGTTCAATTGAAGTTTGTGTGAGGAATCAGGAAGGTGATGCTATTTTTGCTCTTGGAAAGGAGATTAATAAGGCAACCAATACTAAAGCTGAAGCACTTGCATTTCTGGAGGCCTTAAGGATATGCAATGAGCACAATTACAATAATGTTTGGCTGCAAACTGATTTCATGTCGATAAAGAAATTTGTTGAACAACTGTGGAAACCTCCTTAG